The proteins below come from a single Tachypleus tridentatus isolate NWPU-2018 chromosome 13, ASM421037v1, whole genome shotgun sequence genomic window:
- the LOC143240644 gene encoding protein-L-isoaspartate O-methyltransferase domain-containing protein 1-like — MGGAVSAGEDNDELIDNLVGEQYVKTPLIEHVFRAVDRGDYYAVGCKENAYKDLAWKHGNLHLSAPCIYSKVMESLKLESGLSFLNLGSGTGYLSTMVGLILGPYGTNHGVELHEDVVAYATDKLEEFKQSSPALDEFEFSEPQFVVGNCLLLESNVRQYDRVYCGASCPQDHELYMKKLLKVGGILVMPLNDQLLQITRTGVNSWETESILPVSFASLVLPSAEESLNTVKLLESQPLMLQNLCRSTIRIILRKNIDIENPKLKEKKRRNPKKKRSKRRVRRIVIPVFNESDDYSDHGRYTDREDNDSSERLNRTPHQAASHISAVIEQVMNRDTDLLGITNNYSRNMREDENGVDHSEDNGPEHNHESSTRVETTEISSNNGKKLNHQNQLDVSLDAVGKDRNGQSALQISEEEMDTSDDSAGFPDPVSSFSKSNDDQCREPGQSNQLERKRSMDDMTDDHSSDSPTSSQTRRSQTQRNRHKRPTAVIWKRVAFNELVSDSDNDESTRKPEDEDIKEEIVVDGSYTTFMKEKINKLPLPGTLKVFLNYNREF; from the exons ATGGGTGGAGCTGTAAGTGCTGGTGAAGATAATGATGAACTGATTGACAACTTAGTGGGTGAACAGTATGTCAAGACTCCTCTGATTGAGCATGTGTTTCGGGCTGTAGACAGGGGTGATTATTATGCTGTAGGATGTAAAGAAAATGCTTATAAGGACTTAGCATGGAAACATGGGAACCTACATTTATCAGCACCTTGTATATATTCCAAGGTGATGGAATCCCTAAAACTTGAAAGTGGCCTATCATTTTTAAATCTGGGCAGTGGAACAGGATACCTGAGTACAATGGTTGGACTTATTCTTG GCCCATATGGAACGAACCATGGAGTTGAACTTCATGAGGATGTGGTAGCATATGCAACAGATAAGCTTGAAGAATTTAAACAGTCGTCACCAGCACTGGATGAATTTGAGTTCTCTGAGCCACAATTTGTAGTTGGAAACTGTCTTCTACTTGAAAGCAATGTTCGCCAGTATGACAGAGTTTACTGTGGTGCATCATGCCCTCAAGATCATGAACTTTATATGAAGAAATTATTGAAGGTTGGAGGAATTCTAGTTATGCCTCTAAATGATCAG TTGTTACAGATTACAAGGACAGGTGTGAACAGTTGGGAAACCGAAAGTATCCTACCAGTGTCGTTTGCTTCTCTTGTACTTCCATCTGCAGAGGAATCTTTGAATACAGTTAAATTGT tagaGTCTCAGCCTCTGATGCTTCAAAACCTTTGTCGCTCAACAATTCGAATAATTTTACGCAAAAATATTGACATTGAAAACCCTAagctcaaagaaaaaaaaagaagaaatccaAAAAAGAAGAGAAGTAAACGACGGGTACGCCGCATCGTCATACCAGTCTTCAATGAAAGTGATGACTATAGTGACCATGGCAGGTATACAGACAGAGAAGATAATGATTCATCAGAAAGGTTAAACAGAACCCCTCATCAGGCTGCTAGTCACATATCAGCAGTGATTGAGCAGGTAATGAATCGTGATACTGATCTCCTGGGGATTACTAACAACTATAGCAGAAACATGAGAGAAGATGAAAATGGAGTTGATCATTCTGAAGATAATGGTCCTGAGCATAATCACGAATCATCAACTAGAgttgaaacaactgaaatatcATCAAATAATGGGAAGAAATTGAATCACCAGAATCAGTTGGATGTTTCTCTTGATGCAGTAGGGAAAGACAGAAATGGCCAGAGTGCACTACAGATAAGTGAGGAAGAAATGGATACATCAGATGATAGTGCAGGTTTTCCTGATCCTGTTTCATCTTTCAGCAAGAGTAATGATGATCAGTGTCGAGAACCAGGTCAGAGTAACCAACTAGAAAGAAAGAGGAGCATGGATGACATGACTGATGATCATTCTAGTGATTCTCCAACATCTTCTCAGACGCGACGGTCACAAACGCAAAGAAACCGTCACAAGCGCCCCACAGCTGTAATATGGAAAAGAGTTGCTTTCAATGAATTAGTCAGTGATTCGGACAATGATGAGAGTACCAGGAAACCTGAAGATGAGGACATCAAGGAAGAAATTGTAGTCGATGGCAGTTACACAACattcatgaaagaaaaaattaataaactccCTTTACCTGGGACTTTGAAGGTCTTCCTTAATTATAATCGagaattttga